In a genomic window of Deinococcus radiotolerans:
- a CDS encoding uroporphyrinogen-III synthase — translation MDWFAGLNVLSLESRRSEEMETLIRKYGGAPQVAPSMREMKLDLTGPLAQFERDLLAGDIHTVACLTGVGTRMFLKELTARDPSHLDALQAVPFVSRGSKPAQALKTFGLSSTQVAKPSTWHEVTEHLLATLTRGQHAVILEYGEAIPGAMLRELGYAGIRVTSVPVYRCAFPQDPAPLARAVRDVVLGGPDILLLSSGTQILHFLKYAEKLGLLEEARAGLNRLVVVSIGPACSEAAADLGLRIDLEANPHKMGILVRVAAEHGPGILAQRLGRVG, via the coding sequence AAGTACGGCGGCGCCCCTCAGGTGGCCCCCAGCATGCGCGAGATGAAACTCGACCTGACCGGCCCCCTCGCCCAGTTCGAACGTGACCTCCTCGCCGGGGACATCCACACCGTCGCCTGCCTCACGGGCGTGGGCACCCGCATGTTCCTCAAGGAACTCACCGCCCGCGACCCCAGCCACCTCGACGCCCTCCAGGCCGTGCCGTTCGTGTCCCGCGGCAGCAAACCCGCCCAGGCCCTCAAGACCTTCGGCCTGAGCAGCACCCAGGTCGCCAAGCCCAGCACCTGGCACGAGGTCACCGAGCACCTCCTCGCCACGCTCACCCGCGGGCAGCACGCCGTGATCCTCGAGTACGGCGAGGCCATCCCCGGCGCCATGCTGCGCGAACTGGGTTACGCCGGGATCCGCGTGACCAGCGTGCCCGTATACCGCTGCGCGTTCCCGCAGGACCCCGCCCCACTGGCCCGGGCAGTGCGGGACGTGGTGCTGGGCGGCCCGGACATCCTGCTGCTCTCCAGCGGCACGCAGATCCTGCACTTCCTGAAGTACGCCGAGAAACTGGGCCTGCTGGAAGAAGCCCGCGCGGGCCTGAACCGACTCGTGGTGGTCAGCATCGGGCCGGCGTGCAGCGAGGCGGCCGCGGACCTGGGCCTGCGGATTGATCTGGAAGCGAACCCGCACAAGATGGGCATCCTGGTGCGCGTGGCCGCCGAACACGGCCCGGGCATCCTCGCGCAGCGTCTCGGCCGCGTCGGCTGA
- the cobO gene encoding cob(I)yrinic acid a,c-diamide adenosyltransferase, whose translation MSDTVTAERRAQAMQALTEQRDAYRKREGISKGRRGLLIVNTGHGKGKTTAALGLMLRAHGRGLRVRMFQFLKHDTAKFGEHRTLEALGIPCQGLGDGWTWRSKDLENSAALAEHGWTLARAAILGGEDDLIVLDEFTYPLKFGWVPWADVEATLRARDPRLHVVITGRDALPELVALADTVSEIQPVKHAYEAGIGGQSGIEY comes from the coding sequence GTGAGCGACACCGTGACCGCAGAGCGGCGCGCGCAGGCCATGCAGGCCTTGACCGAGCAGCGCGACGCGTACCGCAAGCGCGAGGGGATCAGCAAGGGCCGCCGGGGCCTGCTGATCGTGAACACCGGGCACGGCAAGGGCAAGACGACCGCCGCGCTGGGCCTGATGCTGCGCGCGCACGGCCGGGGCCTGCGCGTGCGGATGTTCCAGTTCCTGAAGCACGACACCGCCAAATTCGGCGAGCACCGCACGCTGGAGGCCCTGGGCATTCCCTGCCAGGGCCTGGGGGACGGCTGGACGTGGCGCAGCAAGGACTTGGAGAACTCCGCGGCGCTGGCCGAGCACGGCTGGACGCTGGCCCGGGCCGCGATCCTGGGCGGTGAGGACGACCTGATCGTCCTTGATGAGTTCACGTACCCCCTCAAGTTCGGCTGGGTGCCCTGGGCGGACGTGGAAGCCACGCTGCGCGCCCGCGATCCGCGCCTGCACGTGGTCATCACCGGCCGGGACGCCCTGCCGGAACTGGTGGCCCTGGCCGACACCGTCAGTGAGATTCAACCGGTCAAGCACGCGTATGAGGCAGGCATCGGCGGGCAGAGCGGCATCGAGTACTGA
- a CDS encoding ABC transporter substrate-binding protein, whose translation MRFALLLTLSVSTAASATSYPLTVRDDLGRTVTLNREPRRIIAMLPSHTETLAALGASDQLIAVDTYSNYPKAVVERLPRVGSAYQPNLEAILALKPDLVLADESSGSRLTEKLAQAGLTVYGGTGQSFNEVFEKIAVLGKLTNHEANATRLIASMRADLNALQRSVAGLPKVSTYYEIDPSPYSVGPNSFIGTLITKAGGQTIVPPALGDFPKLDPELIVQRNPQVMVGLTLAQARVRPGWSGLRAVTTGRVFSPTPEERDALSRPGPRLAQALRALIRFLHPEAL comes from the coding sequence ATGCGATTTGCCCTTCTGCTGACCTTGAGCGTCAGCACTGCCGCGTCCGCCACCTCGTACCCCCTGACCGTCCGCGATGACCTGGGCCGCACCGTCACGCTGAACCGCGAGCCGCGCCGCATCATCGCCATGCTGCCCAGCCACACCGAGACGCTCGCCGCGCTGGGCGCGTCGGATCAGCTGATCGCCGTGGACACCTACAGCAACTACCCCAAGGCCGTCGTGGAGCGCCTGCCCCGCGTGGGCAGCGCGTACCAGCCGAACCTGGAAGCGATCCTGGCCCTCAAGCCGGACCTCGTGCTGGCCGACGAGTCCAGTGGGTCGCGCCTGACGGAGAAACTCGCGCAGGCGGGCCTGACCGTGTACGGCGGCACCGGGCAGTCCTTCAACGAGGTGTTCGAGAAGATCGCGGTGCTGGGGAAACTCACGAACCATGAGGCGAACGCCACGCGCCTGATCGCGTCCATGCGCGCCGACCTGAACGCCCTGCAACGCAGCGTGGCGGGCCTGCCGAAAGTCAGCACGTACTACGAGATCGACCCCAGCCCGTACTCGGTCGGGCCGAACTCGTTCATCGGGACGCTGATCACCAAGGCGGGCGGGCAGACGATCGTGCCGCCCGCGCTGGGTGACTTCCCGAAACTGGACCCGGAACTGATCGTGCAGCGCAACCCGCAGGTCATGGTGGGCCTCACGCTCGCGCAGGCGCGCGTCCGGCCGGGCTGGTCGGGCCTGCGGGCCGTGACGACCGGGCGGGTGTTCAGCCCCACCCCGGAGGAACGCGACGCGCTGAGCCGCCCCGGGCCGCGCCTGGCGCAGGCGCTGCGCGCCCTGATCCGCTTCCTGCACCCCGAGGCGCTGTGA
- a CDS encoding urease subunit beta, whose amino-acid sequence MQLTERERDKLLIHAAAQLAQSRRARGLKLNHPEAVALITAAVLEGIRDGRRVEDLMSWGATLLTPEDVMDGVPELIHDIQVEGTFPDGTKLVTIHDPIRGAASRVVPGEYLLEDGEIDLNAGRPVTALTVANRSDRPIQVGSHFHFFEVNAGLHFDRAAAYGQRLNIPAGTAVRFEPGEERDVNLVPLGGTREVYGMNALVSGDLDSAGMKDAALRRAREQGFGGAE is encoded by the coding sequence ATGCAGCTCACCGAACGTGAACGCGACAAACTCCTGATTCACGCCGCCGCCCAGCTCGCCCAGAGTCGGCGTGCGCGCGGCCTGAAACTCAACCACCCGGAAGCGGTCGCCCTGATCACCGCCGCCGTACTGGAAGGCATCCGCGACGGTCGGCGCGTGGAGGACCTGATGAGCTGGGGCGCGACCCTCCTGACCCCAGAGGACGTGATGGACGGCGTGCCCGAACTGATCCACGACATTCAGGTGGAGGGCACCTTCCCCGACGGCACGAAACTGGTCACCATTCACGACCCGATCCGCGGCGCGGCCAGCCGCGTCGTGCCCGGCGAGTACCTCCTGGAGGACGGAGAGATTGACCTGAACGCCGGGCGACCCGTGACGGCCCTGACCGTGGCGAACCGTTCGGACCGGCCCATCCAGGTCGGCAGTCACTTTCACTTCTTCGAGGTGAACGCGGGCCTGCACTTCGACCGCGCGGCGGCCTACGGGCAGCGCCTGAACATTCCCGCCGGGACCGCCGTGCGTTTCGAGCCGGGCGAGGAACGCGACGTGAACCTCGTCCCGCTGGGCGGCACGCGCGAGGTGTACGGCATGAACGCGCTGGTCAGCGGCGATCTCGACAGCGCCGGAATGAAGGACGCCGCTCTGAGACGGGCGCGGGAGCAGGGTTTCGGAGGGGCGGAATGA
- the ureC gene encoding urease subunit alpha, with translation MKVTRRQYADLYGPTVGDRVRLGDTGLLIEVERDFTTYGEEVKFGGGKVIRDGLGQSSTATRSDPNVPDLVITNALILDHWGVVKADVGVKNGRITAIGKAGNPGTQDGVTTGLTIGASTEIIAGEGHILTAGGVDTHIHFIAPQQCWTALESGVTTMIGGGTGPTAGTSATTCTPGEWHIHRMLEALAGLPLNFGLLGKGNASTQAPLAEQIHAGALGLKLHEDWGTTPAAIHAALSVAEDFDIQVAIHTDTLNESGFVEDSIRAFAGRTIHTFHTEGAGGGHAPDIIRVAGLPNVLPSSTNPTMPFTVNTIHEHLDMLMVCHHLSPRIPEDVSFAESRIRPETIAAEDVLHDLGVFSMMSSDSQAMGRVGEVITRTWQAAHKMKLQRGPLSIPGLGTDTRADNLRARRYVAKYTVNPAVAHGIAHEVGSVEVGKLADLVLWKPAFFGAKTAMVIKGGLVVAAQMGDANASIPTPQPVYPRPMFAAHGGGMDATCLHFVSQVSLEGGHLPDVGRRYSAVQHTRDIGKKDMILNAETPDIHVNPETYEVRVNGEVATCEPLDELPLAQRYFLF, from the coding sequence ATGAAGGTCACGCGTCGGCAGTACGCCGACCTGTACGGCCCCACCGTCGGGGACCGCGTGCGCCTGGGCGACACGGGCCTCCTGATCGAGGTCGAGCGGGATTTCACCACGTACGGCGAGGAGGTCAAGTTCGGCGGCGGGAAGGTCATCCGCGACGGACTGGGGCAGAGCAGCACCGCCACCCGTTCCGATCCGAACGTGCCGGACCTGGTCATCACGAACGCCCTGATCCTCGACCACTGGGGCGTCGTGAAGGCCGACGTGGGCGTCAAGAACGGACGGATCACGGCCATCGGGAAGGCCGGGAATCCCGGCACGCAGGACGGTGTAACAACGGGCCTGACCATCGGGGCGAGCACCGAGATCATCGCGGGCGAGGGACACATCCTCACGGCGGGTGGCGTGGACACGCACATTCACTTCATCGCGCCGCAGCAGTGCTGGACGGCGCTGGAATCCGGCGTGACGACCATGATCGGCGGCGGCACCGGCCCCACGGCGGGCACCTCCGCCACGACCTGCACGCCCGGCGAGTGGCACATCCACCGCATGCTGGAAGCCCTGGCGGGCCTGCCGCTGAACTTCGGGCTGCTGGGCAAGGGCAACGCCAGCACGCAGGCGCCCCTGGCCGAGCAGATCCACGCCGGGGCGCTGGGCCTGAAACTGCACGAGGACTGGGGCACCACGCCCGCCGCCATCCACGCCGCCCTGAGCGTCGCCGAGGACTTCGACATTCAGGTGGCCATTCACACCGACACGCTGAACGAGTCGGGGTTCGTCGAGGACTCCATCCGGGCGTTCGCCGGGCGCACCATCCACACCTTCCACACCGAGGGCGCCGGGGGCGGGCACGCGCCGGACATCATCCGGGTCGCAGGCCTGCCGAACGTCCTGCCCAGCTCCACGAACCCCACCATGCCGTTCACGGTGAACACCATCCACGAGCACCTCGACATGCTGATGGTCTGCCACCACCTCAGCCCGCGCATTCCCGAGGACGTGAGTTTCGCCGAGAGCCGCATCCGCCCCGAGACGATCGCCGCCGAGGACGTCCTGCACGACCTGGGCGTCTTTTCCATGATGAGCAGCGACAGTCAGGCGATGGGCCGCGTGGGCGAGGTCATCACCCGCACGTGGCAGGCCGCGCACAAGATGAAACTCCAGCGCGGTCCGCTGAGCATCCCCGGGCTGGGCACCGACACCCGCGCGGACAACCTGCGCGCCCGGCGCTACGTCGCCAAGTACACCGTCAACCCTGCCGTCGCGCACGGCATCGCGCACGAGGTCGGCAGCGTCGAGGTCGGAAAACTCGCCGATCTGGTGCTGTGGAAACCTGCCTTCTTCGGCGCGAAGACCGCCATGGTGATCAAGGGCGGTCTGGTCGTCGCCGCGCAGATGGGCGACGCGAACGCCAGCATCCCCACGCCGCAACCCGTATACCCGCGCCCCATGTTCGCCGCACACGGGGGCGGAATGGACGCCACCTGCCTGCACTTCGTCTCCCAGGTCAGCCTGGAGGGAGGCCACCTGCCGGACGTGGGCCGCCGCTACAGCGCCGTGCAGCACACCCGCGACATCGGCAAGAAGGACATGATCCTGAACGCCGA